Below is a genomic region from Flammeovirgaceae bacterium SG7u.111.
ACTCGTGTATCTTCTACCGCACCTATCTCACCCGGATTGGTGAAAAAAGGTGTGTAGTGATACAAACTGAAATTTGGCTCTTGCGCCTGAGCCGAACTGGCCAATAGCAGGCATCCTACTATTATCGGCAGCAGCCTTTTTATCGATTTCTTGTTCATTTTAATGATGTCTTTAAAATTGGATTTATTATCTAGCTAACCTAATAGTGCCTTTGGTTTTCCCACCTACGGTAATAGGTGTGCCCGTGGTAAATTCGCCTTTCAACACCCAGATGTACACACCTTGCGGTTGCTTCGTACCATTGGTAGTTCCATCCCAGCCTATTTCCGAAAGCTCATCCAAACTTTCCGACCTGTACACCTCGTTTCCATCTCTATCGAAAATACTCAGGGTGATAGTGGAGATATTTCCCCCTCCTCTCAGTACAAATTGGTCGTTTGTTAGGTCGCCGTTCGGGCTAAACAAGGTTGGCAAGAACAGCTCGCCAGAAGTCACCTCAAAAGTGTGGGTTACGTCGGCTGCAACTGTATAAAACTCGTTGCCAGCTTGGCTAGCCGTTACCGTTACTGTTCCCGTTCCTTCAATGGTCAGTTCGCTGCCATTGAGCGTGGCAACATCAGAAGAAGGGCTCGTGCTAAGCGTATAAGTTACCGGCAATCCCGAATCGCCTCCTGTTGCCTCCAATTGGATAACCTGGCCTCCGAAAGTCAGATCGGGCAAAGCAGAGAAGGTGATCGTTTGTACTATTTTTTCAACAGTCAATGTTGCTTTTAGCTCTACGCTAGCACAATTAGAGTTCGGGTCAACAGTGGCTATTACCTCATAAGTCCCCGGTGCAGTATGCCCATTGTTTTGGTACGAAACTGTCGCCCCCGAAGGCAAGCCAGAAACTGCAAGACTGTGTTCAGAACCATTGTAAGTAACCGTAGCGTCTTCAAACGTCACGTTTGCAATGGAAGAAGCTTCTACCGTGATATTTTGTGTTTGTGTAGAAGTATTCCCGCTTTCGTCTTCATAGGTCCAAGTGATGACCGTTGTGCCTGCCGTGGTGATGGGGAAAGTAACATCGTTGGTTACCGTTACCTTTCCACTGCTATTATCCGTAGCAGTAGGGGTGGGAACATCCGCAGTCGTTACTTCACAATTCATCGTAATAGCCGATAGGCTTGCCACATCAGGTGTAGGAGCAATTTTATCTTGAATGGTCACATCTACTTCCCCACTAACATTGGTTCCATCGCTTACTGTCAACGATAAGGTATATACCGATGCTGTTGCAAAATCTAAGGCTGAGACATCTTGAATGGTTACCTCACCAGTTGTAGGGTTGATGGCAAATACATTTCCTCTATTGCCGCTTATGATTGTCCAGTTGGAGAAGGTGGTTCCTGCATCTATATCTGTTGCTGCCACCGTTCCTACCGAAGTTCCGTTGCTTATAGAAGTTGGCAGATCGAAGTTTTGGCTAGCCGTGATTGCTGGGATATCATTTACCGGGTCCACCGTCACGATCATGTCCACGGAAGCGGTCGTCTCCGTGCCGTCTGTCACCTTGACGGGGACGGTCAGCGTGCCGTGGAAGTTGGCTGCCGGCGTGATCGTAGAATCCGAGACCGTATAGTTTGCACCCGATTCTACTATCAAATAGAGGTTGTCGCCGTCAACATCATCAGCATCGGTCATTGCCATACCTAGTTGCAAGCTGTTGTCCTCGTCGAGGCTCTGTGCGCTTGCCGAAGCCAAGGTCGGAGCGTCGTTCACCGGGTTCACCGCCACTGTCATGTCCACGGAAGCGGTCGTCTCCGTGCCGTCTGTCACCTTGACGGGGACGGTCAGCGTGCCGTGGAAGTTGGCTGCCGGCGTGATCGTAGAATCCGAGACCGTATAGTTTGCACCCGATTCTACTATCAAATAGAGGTTGTCGCCGTCAACATCATCAGCATCGGTCATTGCCATACCTAGTTGCAAGCTGTTGTCCTCGTCGAGGCTCTGTGCGCTTGCCGAAGCCAAGGTCGGAGCGTCGTTCACCGGGTTCACCGCCACTGTCATGTCCACGGAAGCGGTCGTCTCCGTGCCGTCTGTCACCTTGACGGGGACGGTCAGCGTGCCGTGGAAGTTGGCTGCCGGCGTGATCGTAGAATCCGAGACCGTATAGTTTGCACCCGATTCTACTATCAAATAAAGTGCATCGTCTTCTATGTCTGCAGCGTTCGTCATCGCAACACCTAGTTGAAGACTGTTGTCCTCGTCCACGCTTTGTGCTGTTGCAGAAGTGAGGCTCGGTACATCATTCACCGAATTCACCGTCACGATCATGTCCACCGAAGAGGTCGTATCCGTGCCGTCCGTGACCTTCACGGGTACGGTCAGCGTGCCGTTGAAATTAACCGTTGGCGTAATAGAAGAATCTGAGACCGTATAGTTTGCACCCGATTCTACTATCAAATAGAGGTTGTCACCATCGACATCAGAAGCATCCGTCATCGCAACACCAAACTGGAGGCTGTTGTCCTCGTCTACGCTTTGGGCGGTTGCGGTAGAAAGTGTTGGCGCATCATTTTCATTGGTTACTGTGATTACTATTGGAATGATTACATCGCCTCCAAACACCTCATCGGTAAGGGTATCATTAAGGTTTAATATGTTTGAACCTCCATTATTAGCGATGATATCTTCAAAATCTACATCCGCTCTAGTGGTAACCTCTAAAGTAACTGGATTAATTACAAAATGGTCCCCAATATTTGGGTTAGCCGAGATAAAAATCCCTGATCCATTATCCACAGAAATCGTACCTACACTAGTTCCTATAGCTACATTTTCAGCTACTGTAAGACTTGCTGTGACTGCTGGGGCAGTTGCTGGAATTACTTTACCTAAAAATACATTGTCGATACTAATTCCATCGGTATTTACTGGGAAATTATCGTTTTGTGAAAACCTAAGTTGACAAGTACTTGTAAAATTTAATGCGTTATCTCTTAAAATCTGATCTATATCAATACCTTGAACATCGGTCCAACTTCCGTTATTGCTATTTGTAGCAAAATCATAAATTTCAATAAAAGGATCACTTTCATTGGTTCTAAACTCAACGACATCTCTAACATCTCCTTCGTCCCCATGATCATACCAAGAAAAGTATAACCGAATATCATCTGCAGGATTGTTTATATCAAAACTGCTTAAATCTAAGTTTACTGTAACTTCATTAAAACTGTTACCTCCTGGATTATCCAATGTTACCATTTGTCTACTATTTCTAGTATAATCATTACGGACAGAAAATCTGCCACCAGAAGTGACTTGATCATATTCCCAACCTATTAAACCGTCAAAATAGAATCGATCTTCCTGAACAGTTAATAAAACAGATCCTGTACCTGTAGTAACAATACTTTCAAAATCTTCACTTAGAGGTGCTGTAACTCTAGACCTATTACCAATTATGAAAACAATTGAGTCGTTAGAAGCATCTGCATCGCTAGTTACCTTGCTAGTAACTGTAAGTTTATAATTTCCATCCTTAGAAAAATCAAAATTATCTGGGAAGGTAAAATTAGTACTTGTTCCTGGCAGTACGTTTGCCAGTACGGTGCCTGAAGAAGTACCTAATAGTGTTCCATTGAAAGTTACCGATAAAGTCAACGGTATATTAGTTAACGGAACAGTTCCCATATTGCTTACTTCTACTTCTACAATAGTAGTTGTAATGTCAAATTGAGTAACTGGAGAAATAACTTGTGATATACTGGCATCTATCTCATCATACTGAATACTAAATTGAAGTGCCGTGTCATTATTATTACCCGCTAAATCTTGGGAAACCCCTGAAGCTATATCTACCGTTACATTACTTCCTGTAGGGTTAATATCAGCTGTAAAAACTATATTATCTGTAGTATTAAAATTGGTAGCTGTCCCATTACCCACCGTAATATCACCTACTACAAAACCAGAAACTTCCTCGCTGAACGTAATTGTTACTGGGATAGGATTGTCGCTTGTTGGGTTGCTGGAGGTTGTAGATAAGGATACCGTTGGGGCTACAGTCTCCTTTGTCTCGGTATCTGTTGTTGCACTGCCCGTGTTCCCGTTTACATCTGTCAGGGTCACGCTCAGGGAGATCGTGCCATCAGCTAGGCCAGTTAGGTCTAAGCCCGTGATCTGGTCGGTAGCTGTCGCTATCGTCCCGCTGCCCGTGACCGAGCCTGCGCCGCCACTACTTGTAAAAGTATAGTTGTAGGTAGCCCCAATCTCTGCTCCTGCAAAGGTGAAACTCATTACATCATCATTGTTGGCATTAATAACCGATTGATCAATAGTTACTAAATAGCCGGAAGGAGCCGTATTATCTACTACAAAAGTATTGTTGTTCGTTCCTGTCGGGGTCAAGTTAACCAGTGCATTGCCAGATGCATCTGCAATGTCTTGTCCTCCGGCAAAGCCTAAGGTCACTGTTGCAGTCAAACCTGCCAGGTCTCCGCCCGAAGCCGTCACACGATAAACATTCCCGCTTGGGTTTGTGACCGATGCAATCGTCCCTGTCGTTCCTGTCACAGTGAAATCTGTTGCGTCCACATTGGCTACCGCTCCATCAAAAGTCACGTCCCAAACCAAAGCATCTGAATTCGTTGGGCTTGTAGTTGGGCTTTGACGTGCAATACTGCTAATTAAAGGAGCAACATTATCAACAACAGTAATTGAAAAAACTTCTGCAAAATCATCAGTTCCATCATTGGTGTTGATTCTTACACTGTATGAACCTGCCGTAAGTGCCGATGATGTTCTTATGGTATTACCACTAATATTAAAACTTCCATTATTAGTATCACCTGTTCCACTTACTAAGGAGTATGTATGCGAATCCCCTGCATCGGCATCAGTAGTAGTTAATGTTCCAACTGTCACGTTAACTCCTGTAGCGGTCTGGTTAATAGAGTTATTGGATAATGAGATGTCTGTGGGAACTGCGTTGGAAGCTCCAACTATATCGATTTCGAAAAGCAAGTCAAGTGTACTCTGAGCACCCCCTGCAAAATATAATATTCCGCCAGTATAACTTGGCGAATTGGACTGGTCATAATGTAACTCTGCCGTTGAGAGATCAAATGTGTAGGTCTGTCCGGATGTCAGCGTAATACCTTCTCCAGAGAAATCAAATTCTGAATAGTCAGTGTATAATGCTGGAATTACTCCTGTTGCCTGGGTTATGCTTTGGCTAGTTAAGGATCCTAAGACGGAGCCTGCAAACCCATCCCCTTCATAAATAGTCACGGTAATACCTGAGACATTGTTTGAAGCAACTACCCTGAGTGCATCCAGTGTCCCGGTGCAGGTAGCCTGAAAACTTTGACTCCATCGGGACGAACCACCAGCTTGAGGAAGGCTTATATCAGTATTGGCAGGAGTACATTGGGAAAACCCTTCGTTGACTAGTATAAATGATGAAATTATCCAGAAGGAAACTAATCCATAAAATTGCTTTTTCATTTTTTTTATCGTTATCATTTATATAATAATCTTAGATTTCTTAATTGATGGATTTTGATTTTGTAATCCAAACTTTTCATCCTGACGAATCCCCAAAGCAGCAAGTTTATTACCTGATAATATTGCTTCCTGACTTCTAATAATATTTATTTTTAAAAACTTATAATCACTGCATAACACAAACAACCCCTCTATCTGACTCGCATGTACAATGCTTCCCGGCCTCAGTATTGTAGCATCAGCCATGGTGGCAGGACTTACTTCTAAAACTCGTACGATTGCATTTCTAAAATAGGTAATCGCTCCTCCATATACTGGGTTTGATGCATTTACCAATGCCTCAATCTGATCCGCTGTTTGGTTTTGCCAGTCAATTGTCAACTCTTCCTGTGTAGGTCTTTTTTTAAGGATTACATTATGTACTGTGGTAGGTCTTTCGTTCCTCTTTCGTTCCTCTTTAATTTCTCCAATAGAGGCCCCCTCATGTTGGCAGACAATTGGCTGAGTCTACTACCTAGCAGTCCATAATTTTCTCCTGGATAAATCGCAGATTGTTCTCTGTGAATCACTGGTCCAGAATCCATCGTCTCAATCATCTGTTGCACAGTGATCGTTGCTGTTCTTTCTTCATTTTTAATCATCCAAAACAAAGGGTCTGATCCTCCATAAGTTGGTATTGGACCGAAATGGATGTTTAAAGGTCCTTTTTTAGGTGTACATATAACGTTCTCTGGGATTTTAAATGGAAAAGTAAGACATATCGCCAAATCAGGATTTAGTTCCTGCAACCATGGAATAAGGTCTGCTGAGAGGTTTTCTTTGGAGACTTGAAAAATTGGTATGTTATTGTTGCCATATGATCCTCGTCTCGATCTGTAGTAGGAGGGAGAACCTATAGCTGATAGAGAACTGACTGAAAGTGTCAGTTGGAAGCATGCGGTACCAATAGATTTTAGGAAATTATTCTTCATATTTTTAATATTAGGATCGATCCTAATTTGTTTAAAGCGGTTAGTTGGTTTTGTTTTGGTGCTATGACACTAGCAGCTGTGTCAGCGGTGTCAGACCAAAAGACCATTTCGCTATATTTCTGAAATAAATCGGGGGGCAATATGCTTCTCCTCGACCTGAACTCTACTTTCTTCTTTACGGCATGGAGTCCTTTCACCCCGATGTTCTCGTCAAACTCGTCGTGGGTAAACTCTACATTGTTGAAATCATGGTCAAACTAAGCTTCCCCAATGAACTGGTACATAAGCTTCATGGTCTTTTCGGGATGCGAGGCTAGCAAGTCATAATCTATCAAAAGGAGCTTGTCTGAATATTCGCCATAGTAGGCCTCTTTGAGGGCGGTCCAAGCTGCCCCTACAATCCCCCCGTTCACCATACTCTCGCACCATGAATAAACCGTGTGCCGGTTTCCCGGGCTGAACATCTTGCTGTAGTTAAAGGGGTTTTTCCTATACACTTTCTCAAAGCTGTCCATTACCCAAGCAGGGTTTCGTACACAGCAGATCACCTTGAAGTCGCCGAACAACTCTACCAACTGGTGTAGCTTAGAAGTCCACATTCGGTTGGTATCGAAGATAATATCATGCTGAAGTTTATCTTCGTAATACGCATTGAATACGGCATTGCACATGTTTTTGCGTTTCTGGTCATCAAAGAAACTATAAAACTCACTTCCTGCGCCTATTTGCTCTAGCACACCATTTATAAGAGAGCCTGCCGGACTGCTCATACTCGCATGAAAGCGTGGGTTTTGGCATAGGATACTTGATAATAAGGTGGAGCCCGAACGTGGCATTCCTGAAATAAAATGGACTTTCTGCATGATATTGAATTTCAAAAAGTGTTAGATGATTCAAGTAGTTGGTGTATCGTTATTGATGAAAATCTAGCGCTTTTGTGAAAAAAAAACACAATGTTGAAATAGGTTTAAAGGAGCTAAACCGCATGTAAATAGTTAGTGGAAATCTTCAGTAAAGGGGCGGGTTATCTGCTTGAAAAAAGCTGTTGGGGAAGGGTTTTCTGTTGATTCAATTGCCTGGTTCATGTGCAGTAGTAATTTTTATCAATAGTTTTTTTCTTGTGAGCAAAACGATATTTTTCAGTTTTATTGAGAAAAGATTGTATTATCTTATCAAATAATTATAAAAACAATTTTATTAAAGTTTTTTTCTTTGTTAAAAGAATTTTGTTTCAAAACTTATTTCCTGTTCAAGCCTGTTTGCTTTTGCCGTTAACCTGCATATCTTCTTAGTAGAAAAAATATTTCTCCCAATAGCTTGCACATGAAGGCAAAAGGTTATAAGATTTGGAAAAAAAGAAGTAGAACCTTTTTCTAAAATAACACATGGAAATAGTAGGACTGATTCCGGCGGGAGGGCAAGCTAGGCGTTTGCAACCACTGCCTTGTAGCAAAGAGCTGATGCCCATAGGCTTTCGCCAAATGCCCGATGGCAGCAAAAAGCCGAAGGTGGTGGCTCAAGTACTGCTAGATAAATATGCCGCAGCGGGTGCTAGCAAGGTGTTTTTTGTGCTGAGAGATGGTAAATGGGATATTCCCCAGTACTTTGGGAATGGAAAAAACTACAGAATGGATTTTGCCTATCTCCTCATGGACGAACCCCATGGTGTGCCTTACACCATTGACCAAGCTTATTCTTTTATCAATAGAAGAAAAGTTTTGCTCGGCTTTCCCGACATCCTTTTTGAGCCTAAAGATGCTTATTCTAGGCTAGACAGCGTGCAGTTTGGAACTGGTGCAGACCTTGTAGTTGGTGGCTTTGAGTTAAGCAGCAAAGAGCAAGCAGCCAAATGTGACATGATTGACTTTGATAACGATGGAAATTTGACCGATATAGTCATCAAGCCAAAGAGCACCAACCTAACGTATAGTTGGATCATTGCCCTTTGGACGCCAGTTTTTACCGAATTTATGCACGGTTTTCTGAAAAAGGAGTTAGAAGATAGAGAAGAAGGTTCGAAAGAGATTTATTTGGGGGAAGTATTCAAAGAGGCGATAAAAGCGGGGCTAACCATCAAAACCTGTTTGTTCCCCAACGAAACCTTTAAAGATATAGGGACTTCCAACGAACTTTCGGAAGCATGGAAAGGACATGACTATTAAGCGTAAGCGAATAAAATGGCACTTGTAACCCTTACCTCAGACTTTGGCTTGAAGGATTATTATGCAGCAGCGTTAAAAGCTGCCCTGCTCTCCTCGTGTCCATTGCAAAATATGGTTGATATCAGCCATGAGGTCAGTAGTTGCAACATTGCCGAAGCGGCTTTCACCCTCCGTTCTGTTTATCAAGACTTTCCCCTTGGCACTATTCACCTTGTAGCCGTTGGCTCGGCTATGACCCAGCAACATGTGTTGGCTTTTCACAAAGGGCATTTTTTCATTGGGCCCGACAACGGGATTTTAAGCTTGGTTTTCAATGGCCAACAACCAGAAATGCTACTGAGTTTGAATACTGCCGATATGCCAGGGCAAACTTTTCCTGCCAAACACATCTATGCTCCCATAGTTTGCTTACTGCTCGACGATGAGGCGCCCGAAAGTTTGGGAAGCCCCCTTGATCAGCTTCAGCAACGTATAGAATTGACCCCTAGGCTTGAGGCAGACAGAATAAAAGGACACGTAATTCATGTGGACCATTATGGCAACCTTATTTCCAACATCAGCCGAGAAGATTTTGAAAAAGTGCATGCCAACCGCAAGTATCGGATTACGTTTGAATACGAGCGGCACACACGCGTAGACGAAAACTACCATAGTCGAGATTTTGGAGACTGTGTGGCATTTTTCAATAGCAACAATCTCCTAGAAATTGCCATTAACCAAGGCAATGCTTCCGAACTGCTGGGTATGAAGCGGGAAAGCCCTGTTACCATCGAGTTCAAGAACTAGTTTTTCTAAGAAGAATTAAAATACTTTTCTCAAAAAAAAATCAATTTCTTGTCATATTTTCCCAAGGCTTGTCACTAACCATAATAGAGACCCGAAAATCTATTATTGAAAGCAAAACCAGAAAAATGGACAAGTCACCAGAAATGAATAGAATTCTGACACGGATTCAGATCATAAGCAGCATCGTTTGGGCTGCTTTACTCCTAGTTTGCTCCCAAGTACTGCGAGAGTCATTTAAAGAAACCAGCTTAATACTCACTTGTGGATTCTTTATTGAGTTTTTACTTATAAGTTCGTCTAAAAACCTTGTAAAAATCTCACCCACAAAGAAGTATAATTAGCATATGGAAGAAAGCTTTGAGAAAGTGCTTGACGACAACAAGCTCAAGATTTACCGAATGTGCAGAATATACGCAGCTATCCCACTCGAACCTCAAGACCTTTTTCAAGAAGTTGTATTTCAGCTTTGGAAATCCTTTTCAAGTTTCAAAGGGAATTCATCTATCGATACGTGGGTGTATAAGGTTGCCCTGAATGTTTGCCTGCGCTCCAAGGTGAAAATGGATAAAAGCAATAATAAAACCGAGCGGTTTGAGTCGATCAACTTTATACCAGTAGAAAACGATAATAACGCCTCCGAAGATGAGAAATTTTCAACTTTTGAAGGAGTGCATTACTACATTAAATGAAAGCGATGCCTCCATTATCACACTCTATCTGGAAGACTTGCCCTACAAAAAAATTGCACTGATCACGGGGCTTTCCGAAAATCATATTGCTGTAAAAATGAAGAGAATAAGGCAAAAACTCTTCGCTTGTATCACTCCAAAAATCAATTAATATGCAAGAACAAGATTTGAGAAGCATCTGGAACAGTTCTTCTTCAAGTGTGCAAATTTCAATTGAACACGCTCAATTAGCGGAAGAATTGAATGGAAAACTGAGCAGTATCCATAATAAGATTCAAAAAAGAGACCTTTGGGAGATATTGGCATCTGTTCTTGGAATACTTATTTATAGCTGCTTTTTATATTTCTTTTCTCCTCCCTTACAAAAAATTGCTTGTGCCCTTACAATCGTTTGGTTTGTTTTTATCATTTATAGGTTCTACAAATCAAAAAAACAAGCAGTAAAACCTAACTTTACAATGCCACTTACCGAGCAACTAATGCAACAAAAAACTATACTGATCTCTCAGATGAAACTGTTGGGAACAGTAGCCTATTGGTATGTCTTACCTCCATTGCTTTTTAATACATTATTCATTTTTGGTTCAGACGATTTTTCAGAGTACAACTGGGGAAATGGTATGGCCGACAAGGTATTCATATTAGTATTAATAGGAATTAAAATAATGATTTTGGCTATAATCAGCGCTTTTTGCATCTATATTGTTCGTATGAACAAAAGAGCTGCAAACGATTTACAGCCTTTCGTAGATAATATTGAAAGGCTTCAAGAGCAATTGGAAATGGATAAATAAGTTTATTGGACTCTTTTTTACTAAAAAATTCCTATCAGAGACCCCTGCCAAATCCTTGTAGATTATCCCTATATTTGCCCGCCCAATGCCTATTTGCCGCCTGTAAGGTTTTGTGTGCAAAACACATCTTTTTGGAAGGGTGGTGTTCAAAATGGGAAAAATCGAATAGATGATTCCCGAAACTTAAACCGTAACACTTGGTTGAGGGGATAAAGAGTTTAATTAAATCTAAGAATAGAATGGCCGTATTACCATACAAAGGAGAAGATGCTGGGAAAAAGCAGCAAGTAGCAAAAATGTTTAACAGCATCGCTGGCAAATATGATTTTCTAAATCACTTCCTTAGCCTAGGGATTGATATACGCTGGCGCAAAAAAGCCATAGGATATTTGAAGGAACAGCAACCTGAGTCTATCTTGGATGTAGCAACTGGAACTGGCGACTTGGCAATTGAGGCACTATCTTTGAAGCCTAAGAAGATAGTTGGGGTGGATATCTCCGAAGGGATGCTCGAAGTGGGCAAAAAGAAAATTGCCAAAATGGGGGTCGATAATGTGATCGAACTCCACGTAGGCGACTCAGAAAACCTTCAATTTCCCGACAAAACTTTTGATGCAGTGATGGTCGCTTTCGGTGTAAGAAATTTCGAAAATCTGGAAAAAGGCCTTGCCGATATCAAAAGAGTATTAAAAGACGACGGCACTTTGGTGGTGCTCGAATTTTCTAAACCTCAAAAATTTCCATTTAAGCAGATATACAACTTTTACTTCAAATTCATCTTACCGGTTATTGGAAAAGTAGTCTCAAAAGACAATGCGGCATATACTTATTTGCCGGAGTCTGTGTCTGAGTTTCCATATGGTAAATCGTTTTTGGGTATTTTAAATAAGTTGGGCTATAAATCGACGCAATGCAAAGAATTAACTTTTGGAATAAGCTCTATTTACATTGGCAAAAAATAGCTGTTTTTGCCCTATTGGCAACACTTAGCACAGGTGCTTTTGCCCAAGAAGCAACAAATATCAGGCTTCTTGATTTTGACAAGAAAAAAATCCACTATGGCTTTCAGCTAGGACTTTTTACCACAAACCTTAATGTCAAACACTCACAGCACTTTGTTGATGGGCTAGACAGCACAGTGGCAGTTATCCCAAATAGAACGTACAGTTTCTCACTGGGCTTTGTAGTCAACTTTGCCCTCCAAGATGAGCTGTGGGACTTGAGGCTGCTGCCTAATGTTTCTTTCTACAACCATTCGGTTACGTTCGATTATCCCGAATCGAGCAAAACAGAGTTGATAGAAAAGCCAACTACTTTCTTGGAACTGCCCGTATTGTTAAAATACACCTCTATCAGAAGGAAAAACCACCGTTTTTACCTACTAGGTGGGTTTACAGGAGGCATAGGTGTTGGAGGAAAAAAAGGTGCTGAAGGAACAGAAAGCCTTTCCTTAAATAACATGTTACTTGATGTGACCTATGGTGTTGGGCTTAGTGGGTACATGCAGTTATTTCACTTTGCTCCCGAAATTCGGTTTTCACATGGGCTAATAAATATGCACTCTCCTCAGGATAATATTTTTTCAAATAATATTGATAGAATAACAACTCACAAAGTGTCTTTTATTCTCAATTTTGAAGGGTAGAAAAGAATAACTTTTATTAGAAGAAATTAAGCCCATGACCTAGATTTGCCATGGGCTTTTTTATGACCTTCTTCTTCTAATAGGACCAGTCCTTTTTCCAAGTATCTATTATATCGAAAGATACCTTAAACCCGGTATTTGCCCCAGCTTTGCTAGATTCAGACAGTACGCCATATACGCCAAGCCTCAGCCTTCTTCTTGCTCCGAGTTTGAAAACCCGTTCTACACCTGCAAAAATTTCTTCGTGCCTAAAATTACTTTGCTGTACCCACAAAGCTCCTGCTCCTGCTACAGCCCTCAATTGCAGTTTTTTTACAAGTGGAATATTATTGACCAGCGCTCCATTAAAATGGTGAATATGATGGGCTTCTAAAAATAAGCCATTTGCTACCATTGAGGTGTCCAATAATTGAAAAGAATGCAGCGGATTTGAGTAAAGAATAGGATCTGATTGCCTAAACCGTTTGAGATCGATATACTCTAACCCTTTGGTGTTTAAAAATTTCCCAGCTTGTAGGGTGTAGTTCGAATTTCCCAACATGCCGAAAATGATATTTTGTGAGATGCCAGCTTCTACATAATCGAAATCAATATCACTACCTGCTATTCCATTCCACCCTTTTCTGTACAGCATACTAAAAGTGGGAAATTTGCTGCCCAATACTACTTTCTGATGAGGCTCTGTAGTATATCTTTGAAAGGGGGTGTATGAAAATTTAAGGTCAGTGATAAGTGCTTGATAACCCTCAAACTTGATAG
It encodes:
- a CDS encoding SAM-dependent chlorinase/fluorinase; protein product: MALVTLTSDFGLKDYYAAALKAALLSSCPLQNMVDISHEVSSCNIAEAAFTLRSVYQDFPLGTIHLVAVGSAMTQQHVLAFHKGHFFIGPDNGILSLVFNGQQPEMLLSLNTADMPGQTFPAKHIYAPIVCLLLDDEAPESLGSPLDQLQQRIELTPRLEADRIKGHVIHVDHYGNLISNISREDFEKVHANRKYRITFEYERHTRVDENYHSRDFGDCVAFFNSNNLLEIAINQGNASELLGMKRESPVTIEFKN
- a CDS encoding sigma-70 family RNA polymerase sigma factor; the protein is MEESFEKVLDDNKLKIYRMCRIYAAIPLEPQDLFQEVVFQLWKSFSSFKGNSSIDTWVYKVALNVCLRSKVKMDKSNNKTERFESINFIPVENDNNASEDEKFSTFEGVHYYIK
- the ubiE gene encoding bifunctional demethylmenaquinone methyltransferase/2-methoxy-6-polyprenyl-1,4-benzoquinol methylase UbiE, whose translation is MAVLPYKGEDAGKKQQVAKMFNSIAGKYDFLNHFLSLGIDIRWRKKAIGYLKEQQPESILDVATGTGDLAIEALSLKPKKIVGVDISEGMLEVGKKKIAKMGVDNVIELHVGDSENLQFPDKTFDAVMVAFGVRNFENLEKGLADIKRVLKDDGTLVVLEFSKPQKFPFKQIYNFYFKFILPVIGKVVSKDNAAYTYLPESVSEFPYGKSFLGILNKLGYKSTQCKELTFGISSIYIGKK
- a CDS encoding outer membrane beta-barrel protein produces the protein MQRINFWNKLYLHWQKIAVFALLATLSTGAFAQEATNIRLLDFDKKKIHYGFQLGLFTTNLNVKHSQHFVDGLDSTVAVIPNRTYSFSLGFVVNFALQDELWDLRLLPNVSFYNHSVTFDYPESSKTELIEKPTTFLELPVLLKYTSIRRKNHRFYLLGGFTGGIGVGGKKGAEGTESLSLNNMLLDVTYGVGLSGYMQLFHFAPEIRFSHGLINMHSPQDNIFSNNIDRITTHKVSFILNFEG